TTACAGGAATGTGGTATATGGCCAATAAAAAAATAGAAAACTGGACGCTTTGGATAATAGGCGACATAATTGCAGTGCCTCTTTATGCCTATAGAGGTTTGGGGATGTTGTCGCTACAATATTTAATATTTACAATTTTGGCAATCTCTGCCTATTTAGAATGGAGAAAGATCTTAAACAACGATATTCAGAAACGATAAAGATAACCATGTACGGTCCTGAAAGTACCGGTAAAACAACCTTGTCAAAACAGCTGGCTGCACATTTCAATACGATTTGGATACCGGAGTTTGCCCGTGATTATCTGCAGGAAAAATGGGATTTAAAAAAAGAGATCTGCGATGCCAACGACATGCTTCCTATTGCCGTTGGACAGATAAAACTGGAAAATGAAGCTGTTTTATTGGCTAATAAACTCCTGTTTTGTGACACCAACTTAATGGTGACCAAAGTGTTTTCTGAAATTTACTACGGATTTTGTGATGAGGCTTTAGACGAAGCCGCACGCGAACACGAATACAACCTTTTCTTTCTGACGGATGTAGATGTGCCCTGGGAAAAAGATGACTTAAGAGACCGGCCGGAAAACAGAAAAGAAACGTTTGAACGCTTTAAAAAAGCCTTGGACGAAAACAATAAACCCTATATAGTGCTTTCCGGAAACCAGAAAGCGCGTTTCGAAAAAGCGGTAAAAGCCGTTAACGGACTAATCACTGCCAGATCCATTGGATTCACGGCTGCTGATTTTGTGCAAATGTGGGAACAGGGAACTAATATCGACAGCATTGCGAGACAATTGGGTTTCTTTAATGAAGGGATTGCAAAAATTAACCTCGCAAAAATTGCAACGGTAAACGATGGTATCACAGCTTTTAAAGAAGAGCAGATCCAGCAGTTGGTGGACTACTTTGATGCCAGTAAAGCCGCATTTTCAATTGAGAAATTCGTTCCGGCATCCGGGGCTGCCAGCAGGATGTTTAAATTTCTGGTAGATTTCCTGAACGAATTCAAACTGCATAAAGAAAGCATCAATGCCTATATAAACAGAAAAAAAGAGGCGGAGCTATCAGTGTTTCTGGTAGGAATTGAGAAATTTCCTTTTTATGAAAGTGTGCTGTATGAAGTGAGAAGGATACACAAAGGCTATGATGATTTTACACAGGATGAAAAGTATTACCATTTTATTGCGGCAATGCTGGCTACGGAAAAATTTGACTTCCTGAATAAACCAAAAGGAATCCTGCCGTTTCATCAGGAAGGAGATTTTATTACTACTCCTA
This region of Flavobacterium inviolabile genomic DNA includes:
- a CDS encoding DUF4301 family protein: MEKDLKQRYSETIKITMYGPESTGKTTLSKQLAAHFNTIWIPEFARDYLQEKWDLKKEICDANDMLPIAVGQIKLENEAVLLANKLLFCDTNLMVTKVFSEIYYGFCDEALDEAAREHEYNLFFLTDVDVPWEKDDLRDRPENRKETFERFKKALDENNKPYIVLSGNQKARFEKAVKAVNGLITARSIGFTAADFVQMWEQGTNIDSIARQLGFFNEGIAKINLAKIATVNDGITAFKEEQIQQLVDYFDASKAAFSIEKFVPASGAASRMFKFLVDFLNEFKLHKESINAYINRKKEAELSVFLVGIEKFPFYESVLYEVRRIHKGYDDFTQDEKYYHFIAAMLATEKFDFLNKPKGILPFHQEGDFITTPIDKHLKEALVYTNVDGKPKIHFTVSEEHKDSFEQSVSQSNVNAAVFYSFQDKSTDTLAVAMDNTPFRLDNDRLFFRPGGHGALIQNLNRLTSDIVFVKNIDNVCYNHFEGIVRYKKLLGGLLMQLQKETFGYLHALESSVNEEGLQKIIDFATSQLNIVLPKNFSKYTFENQKNLLFQLLNRPVRVCGMVKNEGEPGGGPFWVTGEEGGLSLQIVESSQIDLQNKKQWQILNSATHFNPVDLVCGLKNYKGEKFELENFVDHNAGFIVQKTKGCHDIKAYELPGLWNGAMANWITVFVEVPLLTFNPVKNINDLLKPAHQPR